The segment GCCTTGGGAGCCAAATATCACAACACTCGTTAATTTTGAATCAAAATGGAAATCAATGCTGAAAGAAGGCACTCCCATCCCTACATCTTCTAGTGATACTAAGAGTTATCCTTTAGGTGTATATGAGGGAGGAGGTTATTCTACTAAAGGCATTTATCGTCCTGCCTTCGACTGTAGAATGAGAACAAATACATTTGCTAATTTCTGCCCTGCATGTCAAGCAGCATTAACGAAACTGATCAACTTTTATACTGACTGAAAATAAAACTTAATTAAGATATCAATGATAGAATTAAAACGTATTACAACATCAGATACAGCTCACTACGAGTTTGTTGAACATCTGCTAACAACATCTTTTCCTTTGGAGGAATATAGACCCTTAAAACAATGGATGACTCACACAGACTCAAATGACCTATTCCAAAACAATATCGTTTTAGATGAAGGTAAGCCTGTAGGGCTACTTACTTATTGGAACTTAGGCAAATTCTATTACATAGAGCACTTTGCAATCTCAGAACCTCTAAGAAATAAAGGATATGGACAAAACGTTCTTGACCTACTAGAAAAAGAGGTAGATATGCCGTTAATTCTAGAAGTTGAAACTCCCGACAACGAAACAGCGAAAAGAAGAATCGAATTTTATAAACGATACAACTTTACATTATGGGCGAATGAATATACTCAGCCACCTTATAGACCTAATGGTATGGCTGTACCAATGCTATTGATGAGTAGAGGTGATCTTAATCCAGAAAGAGACTATGACGAGATATGCGAAAAGTTATATCAGGAAGTATATAATATTGAATAATACAACATTATAAATTCAGAATATATAAAGCTCCAATAGACATCACATCTATTGGAGCTTTATTTGTTATAATAATTGTAAATGACAAGACTCTACATTTACTAAACACCCCAAAGCATTAAGAAATCATTTATACCTTGCTTTTAATACAATGGGGCCTAATTCTTTTATTTCATCTTGATTAGTAAAAAACACTCTTCCATTTTTAGATAAAACCTCCCAAGCAATAGCACTAGTTATATCAGGCATTGTTGGATCATCAACAAACTCAAAAGTCTTCTCTCCAGTCATTTTTACGGGCTGTGAAAAATCCTCGTGAATAATAAGTACATCGCCACGACCACCTACTACAGCACGATACATTTCTTGTAAATCTGTTATA is part of the Bacteroides coprosuis DSM 18011 genome and harbors:
- a CDS encoding GCN5-related N-acetyltransferase (InterPro IPR000182~KEGG: bvu:BVU_1946 hypothetical protein~PFAM: GCN5-related N-acetyltransferase (GNAT) domain~SPTR: Putative uncharacterized protein;~IMG reference gene:2504105723~PFAM: Acetyltransferase (GNAT) family) translates to MIELKRITTSDTAHYEFVEHLLTTSFPLEEYRPLKQWMTHTDSNDLFQNNIVLDEGKPVGLLTYWNLGKFYYIEHFAISEPLRNKGYGQNVLDLLEKEVDMPLILEVETPDNETAKRRIEFYKRYNFTLWANEYTQPPYRPNGMAVPMLLMSRGDLNPERDYDEICEKLYQEVYNIE